From a region of the Campylobacter showae genome:
- the aroB gene encoding 3-dehydroquinate synthase produces MKIDIKFDGKPGYGVYINELNKLKFDAKVAIVTNAKVGGLYLQNLLSRIDCPQKFIISVPDGEEYKNMQTIEAILEQLFVSRLDRSSVIIALGGGVVSDMAGFAASIFERGIKFINIPTTLLAQVDASVGGKTGVNNKFGKNLIGSFYQPSAVYCETGFLKTLEKREFAAGLAEAVKMAITFDEKLFSWMEDANLTDEANLQNLIYRCVQIKAAAVEADEREKGVRAVLNYGHTFAHVIENETSYKKYLHGEAVAIGMNMANALAVKLGLMSEGQKARVAELLVKFGLPISYKVPNASSFYEAFFLDKKAENSAIKFILPRGIGAYEIRKDVPRELVMDVLREFE; encoded by the coding sequence ATGAAAATAGATATAAAATTTGACGGCAAGCCCGGTTACGGCGTCTATATAAACGAGCTAAACAAGCTTAAATTTGACGCTAAAGTCGCTATCGTAACCAACGCAAAAGTAGGCGGGCTTTATCTGCAAAATTTACTCTCGCGCATCGACTGTCCGCAAAAATTTATCATCAGCGTCCCGGACGGCGAAGAGTATAAAAATATGCAAACTATCGAGGCGATTTTAGAGCAGCTTTTCGTTAGCCGCCTCGACCGAAGCAGCGTTATCATCGCGCTTGGCGGCGGAGTGGTGAGCGATATGGCGGGCTTTGCGGCGAGCATTTTTGAGCGCGGGATCAAATTTATAAACATCCCGACTACTCTGCTAGCGCAAGTGGATGCTAGCGTGGGCGGAAAAACGGGCGTAAATAACAAATTCGGCAAAAATCTAATCGGCTCGTTTTATCAACCAAGCGCCGTTTACTGTGAAACGGGATTTTTAAAGACGCTTGAAAAGCGCGAATTTGCAGCAGGCCTTGCAGAGGCCGTAAAGATGGCTATAACCTTTGATGAAAAGCTATTTTCGTGGATGGAGGACGCAAATTTGACGGATGAAGCGAATTTGCAAAATTTGATCTACCGCTGCGTGCAGATAAAGGCCGCCGCCGTAGAGGCCGACGAGCGCGAAAAAGGCGTTCGCGCGGTGCTAAACTACGGCCATACCTTCGCTCACGTGATAGAAAACGAAACGAGCTATAAAAAATATCTACACGGCGAAGCGGTAGCGATCGGTATGAATATGGCTAACGCACTAGCGGTGAAGCTAGGCCTTATGAGCGAGGGGCAAAAGGCGCGCGTGGCGGAGCTTTTGGTTAAATTCGGCCTGCCGATAAGCTACAAGGTGCCAAATGCAAGCAGCTTTTACGAGGCGTTTTTTCTTGATAAAAAGGCGGAAAACTCCGCGATCAAATTTATCCTGCCGCGAGGTATCGGCGCATACGAGATACGAAAAGACGTGCCGCGCGAGCTCGTAATGGACGTT
- a CDS encoding COG3400 family protein produces the protein MKNILIVADGIVAKHFLERLFVSRSSTHNYVVIACGDEDYSDVNLENFTFYRFDPTSLDRLRQVASGYFSQFMIMLKDGFDTVSVYNNLRQISKKTEILMLDLWGLGGLEDDSHLTVLDARAVLTARLMDFLPDIPVVADNLGLGKGEIMEVKVPIGSSFMYRHISSITQKKWRIAMIYRGSNFMIAKPNLMILPGDVLLIVGEPSVLLSVFRSVKKETGQFPNPFGHNIYLFLDMKKMGEKLCIRLLEQSLKLHEKLNNRRLFVKVVNPALNLAYERLKSVNDEMATVMFDYFGGGVGQIKDDVFKNDVGLVVTDNKFFSAHKRLLFELKKPVAAIGKSDIDEIKKGVVLSSGFGDEIESQSAVIMDCCSQLDMPITLYHFGRNGADEEMEEHFDSLAKIFGRKIEVVEDKNSNPILRLKKERNLLQFVPFTKKISKKDAFAAFSNDMNRLYSRLSDNYQIFIPIN, from the coding sequence ATGAAAAATATCTTGATAGTTGCGGACGGCATTGTAGCGAAACATTTCTTAGAAAGACTATTCGTAAGCAGAAGCAGCACGCATAACTACGTAGTTATCGCTTGCGGAGACGAGGATTACTCGGACGTAAATTTAGAAAATTTTACCTTTTACCGCTTTGATCCCACGAGCCTTGATAGACTGAGGCAAGTAGCCAGCGGTTATTTCAGCCAGTTTATGATAATGCTAAAAGACGGCTTTGATACGGTCAGCGTCTATAACAACCTGCGTCAAATCAGCAAAAAAACGGAAATTTTGATGCTGGATCTGTGGGGGCTAGGCGGGTTAGAGGACGACTCGCACCTAACGGTCTTGGACGCGCGAGCGGTGCTAACGGCTAGGCTCATGGACTTTTTACCGGATATTCCCGTAGTAGCCGACAACCTAGGCCTTGGCAAGGGCGAGATAATGGAAGTAAAGGTGCCCATAGGCAGCTCCTTTATGTACCGTCATATCAGCTCGATAACGCAGAAAAAATGGCGCATAGCGATGATTTATCGCGGTTCAAATTTCATGATCGCAAAGCCAAATTTAATGATCCTGCCGGGTGACGTTTTGCTAATAGTGGGCGAACCAAGCGTGCTTTTAAGCGTATTTAGAAGCGTAAAAAAAGAAACGGGGCAGTTTCCAAACCCGTTTGGGCATAATATTTATCTGTTTTTAGACATGAAAAAGATGGGCGAAAAGCTGTGCATAAGGCTGCTTGAGCAGAGTCTAAAACTGCACGAAAAGCTAAACAACAGGCGCCTTTTCGTCAAGGTCGTAAATCCTGCGCTAAATTTAGCCTACGAAAGGCTAAAGTCCGTAAACGACGAGATGGCGACAGTGATGTTTGATTATTTCGGAGGCGGAGTAGGGCAGATAAAAGACGATGTTTTTAAAAACGACGTCGGGCTAGTGGTGACGGACAATAAATTTTTCTCCGCGCACAAAAGGCTGCTTTTCGAGCTAAAAAAACCAGTCGCCGCCATCGGTAAAAGCGACATCGACGAGATCAAAAAGGGTGTGGTGCTAAGTAGCGGTTTTGGCGATGAGATAGAGAGCCAATCGGCCGTCATCATGGACTGCTGCTCGCAGCTTGATATGCCTATCACCCTTTATCACTTCGGCCGAAACGGCGCAGACGAGGAGATGGAGGAGCATTTTGATAGCTTGGCTAAGATTTTCGGGCGTAAGATCGAGGTTGTGGAGGATAAAAACTCAAATCCGATTTTAAGGCTAAAAAAAGAGCGAAATTTGCTCCAGTTCGTGCCGTTTACGAAAAAGATCAGTAAAAAAGACGCGTTTGCGGCGTTTTCAAATGACATGAACCGTTTGTACTCGCGCCTTAGCGATAATTATCAAATTTTTATACCGATAAATTAG
- the tgt gene encoding tRNA guanosine(34) transglycosylase Tgt encodes MTFSIDKTDGTARAGTLITAHSTIKTPVFMPVGTVGAVKSLDAVDMMQILDAQIILGNTYHLYLRPSSKVVKELGGLHGFTKFNRSFLTDSGGFQAFSLSKISKPDENGIKFKSHIDGSAHYFTPRSVLDTQYDLNSDIMMILDDLVALPAEKKRVELSIKRTIKWAREAIDYHKFKQNNGEGLSQNIFGIIQGGTDEAARKFCAEALCEMPFDGLAIGGLSVGESNQEMYDTVQAVMPYIDAARPRYLMGVGTPEDLVENVARGVDMFDCVMPTRNARNGTLFTSFGKINIKSARFATDRAPIDPQCDCYACQNYSRAYLSHLYRAGELTFFRLASLHNLHYYLNLMRQMREAIMAGEFEKFRRNFYAKHGKDAPSI; translated from the coding sequence ATGACTTTTAGTATAGATAAAACGGACGGTACGGCGCGCGCGGGCACGCTAATCACCGCTCACTCGACGATAAAAACGCCCGTGTTTATGCCAGTTGGTACCGTCGGCGCCGTAAAGAGCCTAGACGCGGTGGATATGATGCAGATTTTAGATGCCCAAATCATCCTAGGCAACACCTATCACCTCTACTTGCGTCCTAGCAGCAAGGTCGTAAAAGAGCTCGGCGGCCTACACGGCTTTACTAAATTTAACCGCTCGTTTTTAACCGATAGCGGCGGTTTTCAGGCCTTTTCGCTAAGCAAAATCTCAAAACCGGACGAAAACGGCATCAAATTTAAAAGCCACATCGACGGCAGCGCGCACTATTTTACGCCGCGCTCGGTGCTAGATACCCAGTACGACCTAAACTCCGACATCATGATGATCCTAGATGATCTAGTAGCACTTCCCGCCGAAAAAAAGCGCGTGGAGCTAAGCATAAAACGCACGATAAAATGGGCGCGAGAGGCGATAGATTATCATAAATTTAAGCAAAATAACGGCGAAGGGCTCTCGCAAAATATATTCGGCATAATCCAAGGCGGCACGGACGAGGCGGCGCGTAAATTTTGTGCCGAGGCTCTATGCGAGATGCCCTTTGACGGGCTTGCCATCGGGGGGCTTAGCGTAGGCGAAAGCAACCAAGAAATGTACGATACCGTGCAGGCCGTGATGCCCTACATCGACGCGGCGCGTCCGCGCTATCTCATGGGTGTAGGCACCCCCGAAGACCTCGTAGAAAACGTGGCTCGCGGCGTGGATATGTTTGACTGCGTGATGCCGACGCGCAATGCGCGCAACGGCACGCTATTTACGAGTTTTGGCAAGATAAATATCAAGTCCGCGAGATTTGCAACCGACCGCGCTCCGATAGATCCCCAGTGTGACTGCTACGCGTGCCAAAACTACTCGCGCGCATATCTTAGCCACCTATACCGCGCCGGCGAGCTGACGTTTTTCCGACTAGCGAGCTTGCATAACTTGCATTATTATCTAAATTTGATGCGGCAGATGAGAGAAGCGATAATGGCGGGCGAATTTGAAAAATTTAGGCGAAATTTTTATGCTAAACACGGCAAAGACGCGCCGAGCATATAA
- a CDS encoding CorA family divalent cation transporter codes for MSERDISGYFYDEECEYVYLVTDGSEQNYKFIFKDDKIYAQDGNQSGADEFIRVVKKITSEFRAKIAEHSAQLESYEKIYAGKRDFTKFIKKHAVLKYEIRKFQNKISHFYEALAICQNERPGLKKQLKNYVYEAGVLKNAACENAARIDDIYAHIQSLKNDKINRNIYILTLLSALFLPLNFITGFFGMNTNGMFLNGFQNGTAIVAGSMLALFATLAGLFYFLGKRRE; via the coding sequence GTGAGCGAGCGCGATATCTCGGGGTACTTTTACGACGAGGAGTGCGAGTACGTCTATCTCGTCACGGACGGTAGCGAACAAAACTATAAATTTATCTTTAAAGATGACAAAATTTATGCACAGGACGGCAACCAGAGCGGCGCGGATGAGTTTATCCGCGTAGTAAAAAAGATAACGAGCGAGTTTCGCGCCAAGATCGCCGAGCACTCCGCCCAGCTTGAAAGCTACGAGAAAATCTACGCGGGCAAGAGGGATTTTACTAAATTTATCAAAAAGCACGCGGTCTTAAAATACGAAATACGCAAATTTCAAAACAAAATTTCGCACTTTTACGAGGCTCTGGCGATCTGTCAAAACGAAAGACCGGGGCTTAAAAAACAGCTCAAAAACTACGTCTACGAAGCCGGCGTGCTAAAAAATGCAGCCTGCGAAAACGCCGCTAGGATAGACGATATCTACGCGCATATACAGAGCCTAAAAAACGACAAAATCAACCGAAACATCTATATCCTGACGCTACTTTCGGCGCTATTTTTGCCGCTAAATTTTATCACGGGATTTTTCGGGATGAATACGAACGGGATGTTTTTAAACGGCTTTCAAAACGGCACGGCGATCGTCGCTGGATCTATGCTTGCACTTTTTGCGACGCTAGCGGGGCTATTTTATTTTCTAGGCAAACGGCGCGAGTAA
- a CDS encoding TolC family protein, translating to MKKISIILAAFLLGGCAVTQINENYEQILLKEDASADIKINREWWTGYGEARLNELIGLALKNNIDLAKSAIAVNKALAQAGVLQADLVPSFNANLGAETGKNIKTGGSWSESYKSGISLSYEIDLWRKLANSADSAMWEANATKYDLEAARIALINSVADAYFEAKYQKESINLYEKTLKNYEELEAIVKAKFELGKEEELSLKQIKSSVISAKNRILNASKSLDEAEKTLRNLLNVRPEFDLNLSGNFSDIQPQGVNLNVPIYVIGARPDLQAAISRIKEALLGVKVSEKNFYPSITVGAGLSGSGDSVSEGLKLNFLSGNIAINLPFLNYSKLKSKLKISELEFETMKLNYAQTLTTALNEIDAGYKNLQKDEAVLRNLNENLRNLSSISDIYKLKYDYGKTELKNYLEAQNSLLEGWTSLLAQKYKILQDEIGIYKAAAGKAE from the coding sequence ATGAAAAAAATCTCCATAATCCTAGCCGCCTTTTTGCTCGGCGGCTGCGCTGTAACGCAGATAAACGAAAACTACGAGCAAATTTTGTTAAAAGAGGACGCAAGCGCCGATATAAAAATAAACCGCGAGTGGTGGACGGGCTACGGCGAAGCGCGCCTAAACGAGCTAATCGGCCTTGCGCTAAAAAATAATATCGATCTGGCAAAATCAGCCATCGCGGTAAATAAAGCCCTAGCTCAAGCAGGCGTCTTGCAGGCTGATCTCGTGCCTAGCTTTAACGCAAATTTGGGCGCGGAAACGGGTAAAAATATAAAAACGGGCGGTAGCTGGAGCGAGAGCTATAAAAGCGGCATCTCGCTAAGCTACGAGATCGATCTGTGGCGCAAGCTCGCAAACTCCGCAGACTCCGCCATGTGGGAGGCAAATGCGACTAAATACGACCTAGAGGCCGCCAGAATCGCGCTCATTAACTCCGTCGCGGACGCGTATTTTGAAGCAAAATATCAAAAAGAGAGCATAAATCTATACGAAAAGACGCTAAAAAACTACGAAGAGCTAGAAGCTATCGTAAAGGCTAAATTTGAGCTCGGCAAAGAAGAAGAGCTAAGCCTAAAGCAAATAAAAAGCTCGGTAATCTCGGCTAAAAATAGAATTTTAAACGCGAGCAAGAGTCTTGACGAGGCGGAAAAAACGCTAAGAAATCTGCTAAACGTTAGGCCCGAGTTTGATTTAAATTTGAGCGGAAATTTTAGCGATATCCAGCCGCAGGGCGTAAATTTAAACGTGCCGATTTACGTTATCGGTGCGCGTCCTGATTTGCAAGCCGCGATTTCGCGTATCAAAGAGGCGCTTTTAGGGGTTAAGGTTAGCGAAAAAAACTTCTATCCAAGCATCACGGTAGGCGCAGGGCTTAGCGGTAGCGGAGATAGCGTGAGCGAGGGGCTTAAGCTAAATTTCTTAAGCGGAAATATCGCGATAAATTTGCCGTTTTTAAACTACTCTAAGCTTAAATCAAAGCTAAAAATCTCCGAGCTAGAGTTTGAGACGATGAAGCTAAACTACGCGCAGACGCTAACTACCGCGCTAAACGAGATCGACGCTGGCTATAAAAACCTGCAAAAAGATGAAGCGGTTTTGCGAAATTTAAACGAAAATTTGCGAAATCTAAGCTCTATCAGCGACATATATAAACTCAAATACGACTACGGCAAAACCGAGCTAAAAAACTATCTGGAGGCGCAAAATTCGCTGCTTGAAGGCTGGACCAGCCTACTTGCGCAAAAATATAAAATTTTGCAAGACGAAATCGGTATCTATAAAGCGGCGGCGGGAAAAGCGGAGTAA